A segment of the Candidatus Poribacteria bacterium genome:
ATGCAGGAGGATGCCGGAGCTGCTGAGATTCTCGACCGGCAGGGAGAGGGAGAAACTCGTGATGCTCATTGAGGTGAAATCGGACGGAAAAATCCCCTATGCCCTCGCCGTATGGGGCGATTTCAGAGGGTTGAAGGTGAAGGAGACGAACGTCGGGCAGGTCTCCCTCTTAGGCGATCATCTCCTCTTCCTGCGTATGGCGCTTATCCCCGGCACCAACTCCTTTAAGATCGTGCTGACCATATAGATCTCTCACCTCATGATGACGAGCTTACGAACGTCGAAATAGGAGGGGGTTCTGATCGAATAGAAGTATACCCCTGAGGCCACCCTTTCCCCCCTCTCATCCCTTCCATCCCAATATGCCGCCTTACCTTTGGTCAGATAGGCTCCGGCCCTCAGGTATCCCAGATCCAGCCTTCTCACAAGGCCGCCCGATAGGTCGTATATCTCGACGATCACCCTGCCGTCCTCAGATATGGAGAAGGGTATCCACGTCTCGGGATTGGCGGGATTGGGGAAGTTCTGTCCCAGCCAGCTCTTAAGACCGCCCCAGCGTGTGATCAGCTTCCCCTTCGGATCGACCTCCCACGCTTTGGGAATCCTCCACACGAGAATCGTCCCCTTAGGGGTGCTCACGGCGAGGAGCTGTCTATCGGGGCTGAAGGCGATAACGCCCGTTCTCACGTCGCCTATCCTCAGTTTGGCTATCACCCTCTCCTCCATCACCTTCCACACCCTCAGCGTATCCCCTTTGTATCGCTCCAGTATCAGGAAATCCCCATCAGGGTAGCTTATAAGCGAGCTGCCGATGAAATCCGCGACGGGGCTCTCGAGGATCTTCACGATCTCCCCGCTCCTCAGATCCCACACCACCACGCTCATCTTGGAGGCTGATGCTAGGGATCTCCCGTACGAGCCGAATTCGATCCCCTTTATCAGTTCGACCTCCCATCCCCTTTCAAGCCTGGCTATCCTCTTCCCTGTGGCGATATCCCAGATCAGGACCGTCTGCTGTTCGCCGATCACACCGCCCATTCCGGCGGCGAGCAATCTGCCATCCGGGCTGATGGCGGCATCATAGGTTTTATAATCCCACGTTCCGATCTCCTCCAGATCCCCCAACCTGAGCACTTTTATCACACCACTCCACGTGTTTATGAGAAGGAGAAGCTTGCCGTCGGGACTGAGCTTGATCCTGCTTGCGCTCATAAGATGGCCCTTGTGGATCACATCACCATGGAGCAGCTCCTGCATCGTCTCGGCGTCCCAGATCCTCACCCTTCCCTGGCCCGCCCCTATCAGCCGTTCGCCGTCGGGGGTGAAGGCGAGGGCGTATATCTCCCAGCTATTTCCGAATCTCCTCAACAGCCTTCCGGTTCCCAGATCCCAGAGCAGCCCTCCGTTGCGACTTGTGGCGAGGATCTTATCGTCCGGGCTGATGGCGAGATATGAGGTCCATGTGATGAAGCCCTCGATCCTGCCCCTTATCTCCCACGTCCTGGCATCCCCTATCAGCACGACATCCTCTTTCCTTATGGCGACCTTTCTCCCATCAGGGCTGAATGAGACGTCGCCGGATTTATCCATGCCTATGGTTTTAACCGGCTGATACGTCCTCAGATCCCATATCTTGAGCTCCGTTACGTCGCTGCATATGATGGAGCGGCCGTCGGGTAGGAACTTTAAAAGGAGGATCCCGCCGTTGGAGGCCTTCCAGGAGTGGATCACCCTGCCGGTTTCGAGGTCACATAGGATGATCTTGCCCGACCAATCGCCGATCGCCAGAAGCTTCCCGTCGGGGCTGAACGAGATCGGCGGGAAATAGAAGGATATGCCTCCGCCGACCAGAACTCTCTGCTCAACCTTAAACCTCCAGACCAGGTTTCCGCTCCTCGCGTTCCACACGCGCACGATGTCCCCCAGACCGGATGTGGCGAGGAATCTCCCATCGGGGCTGAAGAGTACACAGCTCACCGACTTGAGAAAGGGCGGCAGATCGATCTCCTTCTCCCCCGTTTTGACGTTCCATATGGATACGGTGTTATCCTTGTAGTTAGAGAGGGCGATGTGTTCCCCGTCGGGGCTGTATGAGATGGCGTTGACCGAGAACTCGCCCAGATCCAACGTCCTGAGCTCCTTGTTCTGCCTAACGTCCCAGAACCTCACCCTTCCATCCTCGGCTAGGGCGATCAGGCTTCCGTCGGGGCTGATATCGAACGTCCGGCCAACCCCCTTCGCCTCGATAAAATCCTTCTCCTGAAGGGTCTCGGGATCGTACAGCCATATACCCATCGTGGTGCTTACGGCGATGTAGGAGTTATCGGGTGAGAAGACGACTTTGAGAAGCCTTCCCTTGCTCAGTTCCAGGAAGGGTTCCTGAACCTCCCCCCAGGCGGCGAATGCTGTCAAAATGAGGATCACCAGGCATGAGGGACGAAGACACCTCACATCAGCTCACCCCTCTTCCCATGGATATGGAATTATGATATAACTTCTTCGAAGCTGAGATAATGATACGGCGATCGAAGTTCTAAGTCAACATTTGATGGTAAGGGGTCAAAGCCATGCGATTGAAGGTGGTTTTTAACTTCAGCGGCCGGATCTTTCTCCCCTGGAACTACCTGGATTACCTGAAGGGCATGTTCTACGAGGTGATGATGAGGGGAGATCCAGAGGTGGCGAGGTTCGCCCATGAGGAGGGATTTCAATCGGAGGGAAAGCGGTATAAGCTGTTCACCTTCTCCCTGCTTTATCCGAGGCACAAGAAGAGGCGATCTGACGGACTCATCATGTGGGGCGAGGTCAACTGGTTTTTCTCCTCCCCGATCCCCGGGATCGTTGAGGCGTTCGCCGCCGGGATGTTGATGGAGGGGCAGGTCAAGCTAGGAAGGGCAAGGTGTGACCTCGCCCGAGTTGAGGTGATGCCCGCGCCGGAGTTTTCAGAGGAGATGAACTTCAGGACGCTTTCCCCCATAGTCGCCTCAACGGGTCAGAGGAGCAGGGATAAGTTCGGCAAGGTCTTCCTCAACCCTGATGATCCTGACTTCCGAAGGGTATTGACCGAAAATCTGGTCAGGAAATACAAGGCCCTTTTCGGTGAGGAACCGGAAGGTGAAGTCGAGATCGAACCGTGCGAGCCTTATAAATCTAAGCTCTTCAACGTCAGCGGGACAAATGTGCGGGGATATGAGATGCGACTGAAGCTGAAAGGCGATCTCACCCTCATAAAGCTCGCCTATGAGGCCGGATTGGGGGAGAGAGACGGCCAGGGATTCGGCATGATTGTCGTCGATTTAAGGAGGTGATGAGAAATGGCCAGGAGTGAGGCGAGGCGACAGAAGAAGCTGATGAAAAAGAGACGGAAGGATAAAATGAGGAGGAAGAGGAAACAGGGGATATTTCCGGATATCTCCAAGACGAAGATGATCCTCAACGCCCGCGAGTATCCGATACATGAGTGCCTGATAAACTCCTCATGGCGGGAACAGGGCATAGCCAGCATACTGCTTTCGCGCAGACAGCTCGATGGCAGGATCGTCTTCGGTTTATATCTCGTGGACATATTCTGCCTCGGCTTGAAGGATACCTTCTGTAACGCGGATGTCTCCCTTCTAACCTATGAAAGGGAGGTGAAGCCCAGGGCTTATTCGGCGGACGAACCGGTTGAATGTCCCATCCCACTGGCTCATTCCATCATCTACGGCGGCATAGAATACGCCGAAAGGCTCGGATTTAAGCCGCATAGGGATTTCAAGCTCTCAAAGCACATCCTCGAAGAGCCGGATAAGATCGAGAGGGTGGAGGTGGAGTTCGGGAAAGACGGCAAGCCGTTTTATATCTCAGGACCCCACGACGATCTTAGGAGGATCAAGAACGTCATAAAGCAGTTGGAGGAGAGAGTTGGATCGGGTAACTACGAGGTTCTCATCCGCCTAGGGGATGAAACAGAGGTGATGGAGCTTTTGAAGGATCCGGAGGAGACGTGAGGATGACGGGCGAATCCCTCATCGCCACCTTGGGCATTCAACCTCAGGTGGTGACGCTGGTGCTGGATGAGCTTAGGAGGAGGGGATTTGGGATCGGGCGTGTGGCGGTGATCCACACCGACGATTCCAAAGAGCCGATGAGAGGCTGCGTCTCCAGGCTCAGGACGGAGTTTGAGGTTCACTACTCCGCTCCTGAACAGCTTGAGGCAGAGTTTATCCCCATCGATGGGATCACCGACATCTTAACGGAGGAGGATGCGGGGGTTGAGCCGAGCTGCCAACGGAATGATTAAGAAGCTGAGGTAAACATCATGCCGAAACGACGAACAATCATTGAGGAGATCAAAGACGTCCTGGAAGCTCAGGATTTCGTCGAGTTTGCTCTCCTCTTCGGCTCCTTTGCCAGGGGAAGACAAACCCCGCTCAGCGATGTTGATATAGGCATTTATCTCTCCCGACCGGTTGACCTCTTGACCTTGGGGCGGTTGATAGCAGAATTGGAGCGGATCACCGGTAGAAGCGTCGATGCTCTGGTTTTAAACGACCTTCCGGCCAGAAATCCCGATATAGCATATCAGGCCATCTCATCGGGGGAAATCATCACGTGCAAAGATCCATCGGCATATGTGAGCTTTAAAACCAGGGCTATCTTGAGATACCTGGATACGGCATATTTACGGGATATGGTGAGCAGGGCGTTTATGGAAAGGCTGAGAAATAACAGATTTGGGGAGAGAAGCCATGCTTGAGCGTCTCCAAAGACTCGAGGAGAACATCCTCCAGTTGCGCCGTTTTCGGGAGATTCACCGTGAAGAGGATGTGAGCAAGGACCGCCATCTTGAATGGGCACTGCGATATGGCTTACTGGAGGCGATTCAGATTGTGATCGACGTGAGCTGTTACCTTATTAGCCGGGACAACTTAGGCGCTCCCTCTTCATATAGTGAATGCATTGAATTACTCCAACAGGCAGGATACATTGATGATTCCCTCGCTGATATCCTGCTGGGGATGGTCGGTCTGCGTAACATTCTTGTGCACGAATACATCCGTGTCGATGTACAAAGGCTGTATAGCCTGCTGGACAGAATAGACGATTTCAGCGCTTTCGTCCGGGAAGTCGTCCCTTATCTCACTCAGAAGGATAGCATTTGAGGGGGGGAAACAAAAATGGGAAGAATCCCGATCTCCATGTTGGGCGAAAGACCAGCGGTAGTGGTGGAAACCATTGACCGCCTTAAGGTGGATGGGGTTAGGGCGTGCAGCCCGGGAAGATAGAACGCTGGTTGGAGAGGGAGGTGTGCTGAGCCATGAAGGCCCTTTCTGAGAAATTGCAGAAGATCGGCGGCAAGCTCAGAAGCCTCTCCCGTTCCCTCCATCTGAGCCGTCCTCGGGAGGTGATGCTGCATTCTAATGATCTTATCCCGATGCTTGAGGATGTGACGTTGGAAGCTCAAAGATGGGCGAAACCTTTCGCCGTCATCCTGGTGAATAAAATCGAACGACAGGTGTAGAAGATCGTAGAGCATCTGCGAGTGTTCTTGGACGAGAGGTGATACCTTGAGGAGGTCTATTGATGGGAACAGATGAACTTGCGAAGTTAAAGTCGGCGTTATCCGAGATCTGTCAGAAACACGGGGTAGCGGTTTGTTACCTCTTCGGATCGTCAGCGCAGGGATTCGATGATCGGCTAAGCGATGTTGATATCGCCGTGGTGTTCTCCGATGAGCCGGGTGATGATTGGCTGGAACGGTGGTCGAGGCTCTCGGAGGAGATTGAAAAGGTCATAGCACCGAAGGAGCTAGATCTGGTCCTCCTTCAGCGCGCTCCCCTTTTACTGCAATGGCAGGTCATCTCGAAGGGGGAAGTGCTTTATTGTGCTGATGAGCTGTTCCGCATCACCTTCGAGGAGCGAATCGTCGGCGAATGGCTGGATTTCTCGGGATGGTTGAAGCGATTTCACGACGAGATGGTCGAGGGTATCCTGGGTATGAGTGGGGTGATGCTCGATCGAAATGTTCTGCTCACCCAGCTTTCTTTCGTTCAGCAAGCGCATCGCCGACTTGAGCGGTTGGCACAACTGGACGAGGAGGCGTTTCTCGCCAATGAAGATAACATAGACGTAGCCCAGAGCAGGCTTCGTATAGCCGCCGAGGCAGCGACTGATATGGGGAGACATATCATCGCCCGGATGGGGTGGGGCACGCCGATCAGTTATCCGGACGTATTCGTCCGTCTGGCAATACATGGAGTCTTATCGTCATCGCTTGCTCGGCGAATGGGGGAACCGGTTCGTTTCCGCAATATTTTGGTTCATCGCTATCCCCTTGTTACTCCAGAGGAGCTATATCGGCATGTTAGACGCCATCTCACCGATATCGGCGATTTCATTTATGAGATAACCTCTTACCTGCGAGATCAAGGGATGTGTTGAAGGAGGTATCACCATGACAACTGTCCACTTCACAGGCCATCCCTTCGTGGATGCCGGGCTGGCGGCATTGATGGTGAAGGCCGAGGTCGAACGTCCGGAGGAATTAACGCCGGAGTCGCTCGAGAGGGCCTGTAAGGCGCTGGAAAACGTAATGCTCAGCGATCAGGCGCTGGGTATCAACGTGGATAAAAGCTTTGCCAGAGGCCCTATGTCGCAGATCTTCCCCAACAGCGAGCTGGTCAACCCTTCCAACTGGAAAGGAGGGACGGATAACGTCCGATCGAGGTTCCGCGAAGGGTTATACGGTGATCTCGCCAGAGCTAAACGGTGTTTGACGGAAAAGGGCGAGGCGATCTGCCTCTCCTGCGGCGCACGGTGTCCCGCCGATGCGATGATCGTCGCCAGGAAGGTTAACATGCCCCTCCTGGAGGGAATCGTGAACTATTACCCCGCATTCGCATATGGGCAATCCATATGTGGGTTATGCGCCCTAGCGGTGCGGTTCCTCCCCATGACCGTCATGCGGGTCGGCGGAGGGAAGGCGATGTGGTTCCTACACACGCAATCCCCTGAGATCGCCACCCTCATCGCAGAGGAATACGGCTGGATACATCTCGAAAGGCTGATAGCCGAAAACAAAACCCTCGATTTCTACAGCGACTGGAACACATCCGGCGAAGCGGGGACGATACTCTACCTGATGTTCGAGCTCCTGGGGAAATTCCACTACGAGCTTGAGATGATCTATGAAAGCCCGCTTCCGACCACCGGCTACATCTTCTCCAACGATAATAGGGGTGGGTTTGTCAGATCGATTCCTATTCCTAACGAGTTCATGCGATTCCTGCCTCGACTTTGGAAACATCCCAAGGAATACAGGAGGTTTCAGAGGGAGCTGCTGGAGGTGAGGGGCGATCTGAAGGGTAAGAGGAAACAGGACAGGGAGAGGTTCGTCGCGAGGGTTGCAAGATCCATCCTCTCCACCGAGAGGATCATAGGCGCCTGTCTCAGCGATGATCCGCCATATCTTTCAGGGGGATGGGTGGGGCATCGGCTTTATCTTGAGGAGGTTCAAAGGATGCCGAAGAGCAAAATCAAAATGTTGGAGCGTATCGGGCTGTCAATAGCCTGGGATGATGACGCCAAAAAGCTGATCTATGCCCTACGCACGGCGACGGGAGGCGAGCTCTATGGGACGTTGTTGGATTTCGTGCGACGCGGATGGATGAGCCACGAGGAGTTCTATCAACTGGTGCCGCCCAGCAGCTACAACGTGGCGGCTGAGGTGAGGGACATCCTGCTCGCCGTGATCTATGAATATCAGAACCGTCGGGATAAAGGCGAGGAGTTTCCGATCATGGAAGAGGAGGCGGAACCGATCGCCCCGGACGAGACCCTGAGACAAATCCAGCGGATCGGAGGCCGTCTGATCGAAGGGCTGCCTAACCTGGGGAGATAGATCGGTCGCCTCCGCACGTCCCGAAACCCGATGATGATCCGTGGGGCATATCTGAACGCCGCACAAAGGGGGGCTATAGGTTGGAGTGATTTCATCTTCCTGGCCCCTTTGGAGGACGTCAACAGGCTTTTCCTCCTGCGTGATTACCTGCTCGCCTATCTCTTTGATCGGGCGAGAGATCAGATCCCGTCGGAGGAGATCGAGGGTGAAAACGAAGAGGAGGTGTGAGGATGGCATATCCGGTTTTAACGGGAGCGGTGCTTATTGAAGCCAACGGCGCCGCATTGAACAACGCCGGTCAGGATCAGGGGGTCCGAGCCGACAACGCTATCGTTGTCAAACAGATCCGTATCGGCGCCTCCGCTACCCTTACGTTTCGGGACAGGCGTGGAGGCGATGGTGGAGAGAGGTGCTCTATGAGGATTTCGGTTGGACGCCCAGCGAGGTGATCCGTGAAGCGAAAAGCGCCTACACCAAGGGCGATCCCATCCAGTTCGAGGAGGATGATCTGTTCGGATACATGGCCGCACGCAAACGGGATAAGGGCAAAGGAGGCGGAACCTACAGGAGGGTCTCGCCTCTGAAGAACAGCCTTCTGATCTCCGTCATCCCAAACGTGATCGAGCGGGATTTCGGCCACTTCTCACGCAATCTGCCACCCGACGCCGACATCATCCCGTTTGAATCAGAACATTATACCACCTGCCTGCAGGGGGTTTTCACGATATCGCTGGCCGATGTAGGACGGTTTGACGTGGGCGAGATGAAGGATCTGTCCGATGATATAGCGAGGGAATACGGTGAGGAACTGGTCGAGAGAGACGGATCGCTTTGTCTGTCGCTGAGTGAACGGATACGGCGTGTGAAAGAGGTTCTGCTCGCCCTTGAGAGGCTACGCTATGGAGCCCACCTCGCGCGGAACCTGTCCGACGTGTCCCCTGTCGTAGCGCTCGTGGGATTTCTGGACGGAGGCAATGCTCCCTTCCAAAGGCTGTTCGAGCCGGACGTGAATCGAGAGAGCGTCACGTTGAACCTGGATCGTCTGAGATCGGTCTTAACCGATTACAGGGATCGGCTGCTCAGAATTCAGGATGGTGACAAGGCATTGTTTTTCGGGTATCGTCCCACCGTCCTGACGAACGAGGATGAGGTGCTGAGGGCGTTCAATGAGGAGAAGCCGTTCAGCGAATGCGTAGAGGTCTGCGGCACTCCTCGAGGGGCGATCGAGACAGCGGCTGACCTTGTAGAGCCGGTCTTCGAGAGATTCGTGGGATAGGCGAGGTGGAGGAGATGCTCAACGGAATTCGGATAGATCTGATCGCCTATACCGCATCTTTCAGGGTGCCCTGTTTCGTCGGACATCAGA
Coding sequences within it:
- the cas6 gene encoding CRISPR-associated endoribonuclease Cas6 codes for the protein MRLKVVFNFSGRIFLPWNYLDYLKGMFYEVMMRGDPEVARFAHEEGFQSEGKRYKLFTFSLLYPRHKKRRSDGLIMWGEVNWFFSSPIPGIVEAFAAGMLMEGQVKLGRARCDLARVEVMPAPEFSEEMNFRTLSPIVASTGQRSRDKFGKVFLNPDDPDFRRVLTENLVRKYKALFGEEPEGEVEIEPCEPYKSKLFNVSGTNVRGYEMRLKLKGDLTLIKLAYEAGLGERDGQGFGMIVVDLRR
- a CDS encoding nucleotidyltransferase domain-containing protein; the encoded protein is MPKRRTIIEEIKDVLEAQDFVEFALLFGSFARGRQTPLSDVDIGIYLSRPVDLLTLGRLIAELERITGRSVDALVLNDLPARNPDIAYQAISSGEIITCKDPSAYVSFKTRAILRYLDTAYLRDMVSRAFMERLRNNRFGERSHA
- a CDS encoding DUF86 domain-containing protein, which codes for MLERLQRLEENILQLRRFREIHREEDVSKDRHLEWALRYGLLEAIQIVIDVSCYLISRDNLGAPSSYSECIELLQQAGYIDDSLADILLGMVGLRNILVHEYIRVDVQRLYSLLDRIDDFSAFVREVVPYLTQKDSI
- a CDS encoding DUF86 domain-containing protein, whose product is MGTDELAKLKSALSEICQKHGVAVCYLFGSSAQGFDDRLSDVDIAVVFSDEPGDDWLERWSRLSEEIEKVIAPKELDLVLLQRAPLLLQWQVISKGEVLYCADELFRITFEERIVGEWLDFSGWLKRFHDEMVEGILGMSGVMLDRNVLLTQLSFVQQAHRRLERLAQLDEEAFLANEDNIDVAQSRLRIAAEAATDMGRHIIARMGWGTPISYPDVFVRLAIHGVLSSSLARRMGEPVRFRNILVHRYPLVTPEELYRHVRRHLTDIGDFIYEITSYLRDQGMC